In Rhodospirillales bacterium, a single window of DNA contains:
- a CDS encoding ferredoxin, which produces MHYSDIETALASHGLLARGAFAADAEDGLGDAARCLVMVGNVGSGLWRFFADQRRDEPDAMNRWSRRVIDPIAERFAARAIYPFDGPPWFPFQRWAQRAEPVYPSPIGMLIHPDYGLWHAYRGALVFDRAVEGLPRPDDRPSPCEICADKPCLVTCPVNAFSGERYDVPTCADHLSTPEGADCMALGCRARRSCPAGQDTDYLPEQAAFHMTAFLGSR; this is translated from the coding sequence TTGCACTACAGCGACATCGAGACTGCGCTCGCATCCCACGGGTTGCTGGCGCGCGGCGCCTTCGCTGCCGATGCCGAAGACGGTCTCGGCGATGCGGCGCGGTGCTTGGTCATGGTGGGCAACGTCGGTTCCGGCCTCTGGCGTTTCTTTGCCGACCAGCGCCGCGACGAGCCAGACGCCATGAACCGCTGGAGCAGGCGGGTGATCGACCCGATCGCCGAGCGATTCGCCGCGCGCGCCATCTATCCCTTCGACGGACCGCCGTGGTTCCCGTTCCAGCGCTGGGCGCAACGCGCCGAGCCGGTGTATCCGTCGCCCATCGGCATGCTGATCCATCCGGACTATGGCCTCTGGCACGCCTATCGTGGCGCACTCGTGTTCGATCGTGCCGTCGAGGGACTGCCCCGACCCGACGACCGCCCGAGCCCCTGTGAGATATGCGCCGACAAGCCGTGTCTCGTGACCTGTCCCGTTAACGCCTTTTCAGGCGAGCGCTATGACGTTCCGACATGTGCCGATCACTTGAGCACACCGGAGGGGGCTGATTGCATGGCGCTCGGATGTCGCGCGCGCCGTTCCTGTCCCGCCGGACAGGACACGGACTATCTGCCGGAGCAGGCCGCGTTCCACATGACGGCGTTTCTCGGGTCGCGCTGA
- a CDS encoding glutathione S-transferase N-terminal domain-containing protein gives MKLHQSPTSPFVRKVLVAAHERGLANRIELLPTSTMASGELATDNPLAKVPALVTDDGEAIYDSLVIVTLLDTMGSGPRMMPVDAATRVAVLRRHALADGMMQAAVASVMETRRPDDKIWSDFIHKEHGRVSRGLAVIEGEIDVIGGHVDLATISIGVALGYIDFRLGDFGWRETCPKLAAWYAEFSQRPSMVGTAPPA, from the coding sequence ATGAAACTGCACCAGAGCCCGACCTCGCCCTTTGTCCGCAAGGTGCTGGTCGCCGCCCACGAACGCGGCCTTGCCAACCGGATCGAACTGCTGCCAACGTCGACGATGGCATCGGGCGAACTGGCGACCGACAATCCGCTGGCCAAGGTACCGGCGCTTGTCACCGACGACGGCGAAGCGATCTACGACAGCCTTGTGATCGTGACCCTGCTCGACACCATGGGCAGTGGCCCCCGCATGATGCCCGTTGATGCCGCAACCCGTGTCGCAGTCTTGCGTCGACACGCTCTGGCGGACGGCATGATGCAGGCTGCGGTCGCCAGCGTGATGGAGACGCGCCGCCCGGACGACAAGATCTGGAGCGATTTCATCCATAAGGAACATGGCCGGGTCAGCCGCGGTCTGGCGGTGATCGAAGGCGAGATCGATGTCATCGGCGGGCACGTCGATCTCGCGACGATCTCGATCGGTGTGGCCCTGGGCTACATTGACTTCCGTCTTGGCGATTTCGGTTGGCGTGAGACCTGCCCGAAGCTGGCCGCTTGGTATGCGGAGTTCTCGCAGCGGCCGTCGATGGTCGGCACTGCCCCGCCAGCCTGA
- a CDS encoding methyltransferase domain-containing protein — protein sequence MYQDVADLNAFYRTRLGQVARRVMLARVRSMWPDVKGQRIMGLGYATPYLRVFQDEADRVMSFAPAPQGVIRWPDDEPAQVCLTDDFALPLPDESVERILMVHALEHSETRSALLREAWRVLAARGRLLVAVGNRRGLWARADHTPFGHGYPFNEGQIDKLLRDSMFTPLATEFTLYVPPTQRGLSLWSAPAWERIGRRWGLPLPGVVLVEASKQMYGALPTAGRRSLRQRIFVPGHPSAVESFRNDDDDAISDRRDGRARTPPARRTGSPGPRTPT from the coding sequence ATGTACCAGGATGTCGCCGATCTCAACGCGTTTTATCGCACCCGGCTGGGCCAGGTTGCGCGCCGGGTGATGCTCGCCCGCGTCCGGTCGATGTGGCCAGACGTAAAGGGCCAGCGGATCATGGGTCTCGGTTACGCCACGCCCTATCTGAGGGTCTTTCAGGACGAGGCCGATCGCGTGATGTCGTTTGCGCCGGCGCCGCAGGGCGTGATCCGCTGGCCCGATGACGAGCCGGCACAGGTCTGCCTGACCGACGATTTCGCCCTGCCGCTGCCCGACGAGTCGGTCGAACGCATTCTCATGGTCCATGCCCTTGAGCACAGCGAGACGCGCTCGGCCCTGCTGCGCGAGGCCTGGCGCGTTCTCGCCGCCCGCGGCCGGCTACTCGTCGCCGTCGGCAATCGGCGCGGCCTGTGGGCACGCGCCGATCACACCCCGTTCGGCCATGGCTATCCCTTCAACGAAGGGCAGATCGACAAGCTATTGCGCGACAGCATGTTCACACCGCTGGCCACCGAGTTCACTCTCTACGTACCGCCGACCCAACGCGGGCTTTCTCTCTGGTCCGCGCCAGCATGGGAACGCATCGGCCGGCGCTGGGGCCTGCCCCTTCCAGGCGTGGTGCTGGTCGAAGCGTCAAAGCAGATGTATGGCGCCCTGCCCACGGCCGGCCGACGGAGCCTGCGACAACGGATTTTCGTGCCCGGCCATCCTTCGGCCGTCGAATCGTTCAGGAACGACGACGACGACGCAATTTCGGATCGGCGGGACGGTAGAGCTCGAACACCGCCTGCTCGGCGAACAGGTTCGCCTGGCCCTCGAACCCCGACTTGA
- the metW gene encoding methionine biosynthesis protein MetW — translation MSLLSGARDRFNLGDNAFGLRPDLALVASMIEPGSRLLDIGCDDGALLEYLDKEQGCDGRGMEISQAGANACVARGLPVVQGDADRHLVDYPDETFDYAILSHTLQAVHKPQEVLHQMLRIADTAIVSIQNYGHWRARWSMVTRGRMPHTRTLSQPWFQTTRIRPCTVCDFLDLVRIEGLKIDRAYGIAKEREVTVIKSGFEGQANLFAEQAVFELYRPADPKLRRRRRS, via the coding sequence ATGTCTCTGCTCTCCGGCGCCCGTGATCGCTTCAACCTCGGCGACAACGCCTTCGGCCTCCGACCCGATCTGGCGCTGGTCGCCAGCATGATCGAGCCGGGTTCGCGGCTGCTCGATATCGGCTGCGACGACGGCGCGCTGCTCGAATACCTCGACAAGGAGCAGGGCTGCGACGGGCGTGGCATGGAGATAAGTCAGGCCGGCGCGAACGCCTGCGTGGCCCGGGGCCTTCCGGTGGTCCAAGGCGATGCCGACCGCCATCTCGTGGACTACCCCGACGAAACCTTCGATTACGCGATTCTGAGCCATACGTTGCAGGCCGTGCACAAGCCGCAGGAGGTCCTGCACCAGATGTTGCGGATCGCCGATACGGCCATCGTCTCGATCCAGAACTACGGCCACTGGCGGGCACGCTGGTCGATGGTGACGCGCGGCCGGATGCCACATACGAGGACCCTCTCGCAGCCTTGGTTCCAGACCACCAGAATTCGACCCTGCACCGTGTGCGACTTTCTCGATCTTGTCCGTATCGAAGGCCTGAAGATTGATCGCGCCTACGGCATTGCCAAGGAGCGTGAGGTCACCGTCATCAAGTCGGGGTTCGAGGGCCAGGCGAACCTGTTCGCCGAGCAGGCGGTGTTCGAGCTCTACCGTCCCGCCGATCCGAAATTGCGTCGTCGTCGTCGTTCCTGA
- a CDS encoding homoserine O-acetyltransferase: MTLAGKSVHEMQEALPGPREVLAGGAPITLESGATLGPVTVAYQTWGELNADRTNAVLICHALTGDQYALGNHPVTGKPGWWERMVGPGKPLDADRFFVICPNCLGGCMGTTGPAAVDPETGELYGTSFPVITIRDMVEVQARLLDQLGIEKIMCVVGGSMGGMQVLEWAARHSDRVVSAVPIAGAARHSAQNIAFHEVGRQAIMADPDWCGGFYYKEGKRPEAGLSVARMAAHITYLSEPALWRKFGRSLQDRYAKSFGFEADFQVESYLRYQGASFVERFDANAYLYITRAMDYFDLEAEYDGDLANAWKNTSTRFLLVSFTSDWLFPTSESKEVVRSLNRAGANVSFVEIESDKGHDAFLLEEPDLFATTGGFLDSVAREQGI, from the coding sequence ATGACGCTCGCGGGCAAGTCCGTACATGAGATGCAGGAGGCGCTTCCCGGGCCGCGGGAAGTGCTCGCCGGCGGTGCGCCGATCACGCTGGAATCGGGCGCGACGCTTGGCCCGGTCACCGTAGCCTACCAGACATGGGGCGAGCTCAACGCCGACCGGACCAATGCGGTGCTAATCTGCCATGCGTTGACCGGCGATCAGTACGCCTTGGGCAATCATCCGGTGACAGGCAAGCCGGGCTGGTGGGAGCGCATGGTCGGTCCCGGTAAGCCGCTCGACGCCGACCGTTTCTTCGTGATCTGCCCGAATTGCCTAGGCGGATGCATGGGGACAACCGGCCCGGCCGCTGTCGATCCCGAAACCGGCGAGCTCTACGGCACGTCGTTTCCGGTGATCACCATCCGCGACATGGTGGAGGTTCAGGCGCGTCTTCTCGATCAGCTCGGGATCGAGAAGATCATGTGCGTCGTGGGCGGTTCCATGGGCGGCATGCAGGTTCTGGAGTGGGCGGCCCGCCACAGCGATCGTGTCGTCAGCGCGGTTCCGATTGCGGGTGCTGCCCGTCACTCCGCCCAGAACATCGCGTTCCACGAGGTCGGACGCCAGGCGATCATGGCCGATCCCGACTGGTGCGGCGGCTTCTACTACAAGGAAGGCAAGAGGCCCGAGGCAGGGCTCTCGGTCGCCCGCATGGCGGCCCACATCACCTACCTCTCCGAACCTGCCCTGTGGCGCAAGTTCGGCCGTTCGCTGCAGGACCGCTACGCCAAGTCGTTCGGCTTCGAGGCCGATTTCCAGGTCGAGAGTTACCTTCGCTATCAGGGTGCCAGCTTCGTCGAGCGCTTTGATGCCAACGCTTACCTCTACATCACCCGGGCGATGGACTACTTCGACTTGGAGGCGGAGTACGACGGCGACCTCGCGAATGCCTGGAAGAACACGTCGACCCGCTTCCTCCTGGTCAGCTTCACAAGCGACTGGCTGTTCCCGACCTCCGAGAGCAAGGAGGTCGTGCGCTCGCTGAACCGTGCCGGCGCGAACGTGAGTTTCGTCGAAATCGAGAGCGACAAGGGCCACGACGCCTTCCTGCTCGAGGAACCCGATCTCTTCGCAACAACGGGCGGCTTCCTCGACAGCGTCGCGCGCGAGCAGGGAATATAG